One window from the genome of Brachyspira hampsonii encodes:
- a CDS encoding EscU/YscU/HrcU family type III secretion system export apparatus switch protein: MNKNNKDIKNAAALLYNKEVHNAPILISKGSNYLAKRMVDIARKHKVPVVSNEDTAKHLMQLEIGEEIPYSLYEAVSIILKYIYKLKAE, from the coding sequence ATGAATAAAAATAATAAGGATATAAAAAATGCTGCTGCTTTATTATACAATAAAGAAGTGCATAATGCTCCTATACTCATATCGAAAGGCAGCAATTACTTAGCAAAAAGAATGGTTGATATTGCAAGAAAGCATAAAGTACCTGTGGTTTCCAATGAGGATACGGCTAAGCATTTGATGCAGTTAGAAATTGGGGAGGAGATACCATATTCGCTTTATGAAGCTGTGAGTATAATATTAAAATATATATATAAATTAAAGGCAGAATAA